In a genomic window of Phragmites australis chromosome 14, lpPhrAust1.1, whole genome shotgun sequence:
- the LOC133890966 gene encoding beta-amylase-like gives MHIMLTASPSSQVKVQLQRWTTCRSRDASSTALLPPPVTGRLYAVDSRRTVASAPIRAAAAEHTETSHVPQPPPLFTDEEMMLANYVPVFVMLPLEVVTAENELKDTEVLRAQLRRLWEAGVDGVMADVWWGIVEGAGPARYEWRAYRELFRLVQDEGLKLQAIMSFHACGGNIGDAVSIPIPRWVREVGEDEPDVLYTSSSGTRNREYLTIGVDDEPLFHGRTAIQLYADFMKSFRENMADFLDSGLIVDIEVGLGPAGELRYPSYPESQGWKFPGIGQFQCYDKYLEADFKAAATEAGHPEWDLPGDAGAYNDTPEETGFFAAEGGTYLTEQGRFFLTWYSGKLIEHGDRILDEANKTFLGCKVKLAAKVSGIHWWYRHPSHAAELTAGYYNLDGRDGYRPIAHMLARHDGAILNFTCAEMRNSEQIEEAMSAPEQLVQQVLSAGWREGIEVACENALSRYDRRGYNQMLLSARPNGVHVVGAPPRRVAAVTYLRLSDELLAGKNFRIFRTFVRKLHADQEYCPDPDRYGRPIRPLERSAPEIPMDRLRESAAPAPPFPFDPETDMSVGGGLAEAVDWVVDKIEWLFS, from the exons ATGCACATCATGCTCACGGCCTCGCCGTCGTCACAGGTCAAGGTGCAATTGCAACGATGGACGACATGCCGGAGCAGGGATGCATCGTCCACTGCGCTTCTTCCGCCGCCGGTCACAGGACGGCTATATGCCGTCGACTCCCGGAGGACGGTCGCCTCCGCTCCTATTCGGGCTGCGGCTGCCGAGCACACGGAAACGTCTCATGTGCCACAG CCTCCGCCATTGTTCACCGACGAGGAGATGATGCTCGCCAACTACGTCCCGGTATTCGTCATGCTCCCA CTGGAGGTGGTGACCGCTGAGAACGAGCTGAAGGACACGGAGGTGCTCCGAGCGCAGCTGCGGCGGCTGTGGGAGGCGGGCGTCGACGGCGTGATGGCGGACGTGTGGTGGGGCATCGTGGAGGGAGCCGGGCCGGCGCGGTACGAGTGGCGCGCGTACAGGGAGCTGTTCCGACTGGTGCAGGACGAGGGGCTGAAGCTGCAGGCCATCATGTCGTTTCACGCGTGCGGCGGCAACATCGGCGACGCCGTGAGCATCCCGATACCGCGCTGGGTCCGCGAGGTTGGCGAGGACGAACCCGACGTGTTGTACACAAGCTCGAGCGGGACGAGGAACCGGGAGTACCTGACCATTGGCGTGGACGACGAGCCCCTGTTCCATGGCAGAACTGCCATCCAG TTGTACGCTGATTTCATGAAGAGCTTCAGAGAGAACATGGCGGACTTCTTGGACTCGGGCCTGATCGTGGACATAGAGGTTGGGCTTGGCCCTGCGGGGGAACTGAGATACCCGTCCTACCCGGAAAGCCAGGGCTGGAAGTTCCCCGGCATCGGACAGTTCCAG TGTTACGATAAGTACCTGGAGGCGGACTTCAAGGCGGCCGCGACGGAGGCCGGGCACCCCGAGTGGGACCTGCCCGGAGACGCTGGGGCGTACAACGACACGCCGGAGGAGACGGGGTTCTTCGCGGCGGAGGGAGGGACCTACCTCACCGAGCAGGGGAGGTTCTTCCTGACGTGGTACTCCGGCAAGCTGATCGAGCACGGTGACAGGATCTTGGATGAAGCCAACAAGACCTTCTTGGGGTGCAAGGTCAAGCTCGCGGCCAAA GTGTCTGGGATACACTGGTGGTACAGGCATCCGAGCCACGCCGCGGAGCTCACCGCCGGGTACTACAACCTGGACGGCCGGGACGGCTACCGGCCGATCGCCCACATGCTGGCGCGGCACGACGGCGCCATCCTCAACTTCACCTGCGCGGAGATGAGGAACTCGGAGCAGATCGAAGAGGCCATGAGCGCCCCGGAGCAACTCGTCCAGCAG GTGCTGAGCGCCGGGTGGAGGGAGGGCATAGAGGTGGCGTGCGAGAACGCGCTCAGCCGGTACGACCGCCGCGGCTACAACCAGATGCTGCTCAGCGCGCGGCCCAACGGCGTCCACGTCGTCGGAGCGCCGCCGCGCAGGGTCGCGGCGGTGACGTACCTCCGGCTGTCGGACGAGCTCCTGGCAGGCAAGAACTTCCGGATCTTCAGGACCTTCGTCCGGAAATTGCACGCCGATCAG GAATACTGCCCAGATCCTGACCGGTACGGCCGGCCCATCAGGCCCCTGGAGCGGTCAGCGCCGGAGATACCGATGGACCGGCTGCGGgagtcggccgcgccggcgccgccgttcCCGTTCGACCCGGAGACCGACATGAGCGTCGGCGGCGGCCTCGCCGAGGCCGTCGACTGGGTAGTCGACAAGATCGAATGGCTGTTCAGTtag